A stretch of DNA from Verrucomicrobiia bacterium:
AGCCATGGGCGATTCGCGTGACCTTCAGCCCGGCGCGCGCGAGGCGCTTGGCCAGGTAGAAGCTGGTTGCATCGCCTTCGACATCCGTCCCCAAAGCCAGCACCACTTCCTTAATCGGCTCGCGGCCAAGGCGGCTTTCCAAGTCCGCAATGCGCAAGTCCTCCGGCTCGACGCCATCGAGGGGCGAAATCTTGCCCCCAAGGACATGATACTTGCCACGGAAAGTGCCTGATTTCTCGATGCTCAAGATATCCACTGGCCGTTCGACCAGGCAAACCAGCGAGGCGTCTCTGCGAGCGTCGGCGCAAATGGGGCAGGGGGATTGCTCGGTGAGCGCCCCGCAAATGAGGCAGAATCCAACCCGCTCACGCGCGTTGAGCAGGGCCTCGGCGAGCTGCTTGACTGTCCCGGCCTCGGCTTGCACCAGGTGCAAAGCAATGCGTTCCGCCGAGCGCGGACCAATTCCAGGCAGCCGCGCCAAAGCGCTAATCAGCGACCCAACCGGCTCAGGCAGAATGGACATGCTCTCCGGCTCAAGTCAGGCCAGGCAAATTGAAGCCGGCGGTGACCTTGCCCATTTCAGCAGTGGAAATCTCTTTGGCTTGGCCCAGCGCCTGGTTGGCCGCGCTCAGGACCATGTCTTCGAGCAACTGCGCGTCAGCGGGATTAATCGCCTGCGGAT
This window harbors:
- the recR gene encoding recombination mediator RecR produces the protein MSILPEPVGSLISALARLPGIGPRSAERIALHLVQAEAGTVKQLAEALLNARERVGFCLICGALTEQSPCPICADARRDASLVCLVERPVDILSIEKSGTFRGKYHVLGGKISPLDGVEPEDLRIADLESRLGREPIKEVVLALGTDVEGDATSFYLAKRLARAGLKVTRIAHGLPAGSGLEFADEITLSRALEGRREL